The Cellulophaga lytica DSM 7489 nucleotide sequence GGAAACCAGTTGTTCTTATATGCTTGGTAAAATCTGCTTTACCTGCAATTTTAGAAGCTAATACTACTTTGTCTCTGTTACCAGTTTCTTTAAACCACTTACCAATAATTTTCTCTGTCTCTGCATACAACTCTGCCTTTGCCGGTACAGGGTACAATTCTGCAGTATCAAAAAAATTAACTCCTTGTTCTAAAGCATAATTCATTTGTTCAAATGCCTCATCAATATTATTTTGTCTGCCCCAAGTCATTGTGCCTAAGCAGATTTCACTTACCTCCAAATTAGTATGTGGTAATTTTGTGTATTTCATAGTCATTAATATGGTAAAAATTCTTCATGTTCTTAACCAAAGCTATGGAAATAAATACTCTAATCAAACATATATATTGGCATTTATCTTAGATTTTACAATAAAAAAACAGCGTTTATCTAAGTTAAGACAAACGCTGCTTTTAAAAAGTTAAGTAAGATTTTTTTATAACGTCCTGAAATACTCAGTTATAGCTCTTGCTTCATCTTCTGTTAATCCTTGGTTGGTCATTAAAGCATTATTATACTCTTTAAATAACGCTTTAGCTATTGGATCTTCTTTTAACATCCCATCAGGATTTAAAATCATATTCATAACCCATTCTGGGCTTCTTCTATCCAAAACACCTTTTACAGCAGGACCAATTAAACGCATATCTGTTGCGTGGCATGCCACACATTTAGAGCTAAAAATAGACTCCCCTGTTGCTGCCATTTCTTTATCTATTTCTGCACCTAAGTCTAAAGATTTTATAGGGCCAACACCTTTGTTGTCCATATCTACAGGAACACCCTCTTGTTTTGCTGCTGATTTATCTTCTTTTTTGGTTCTGTTCATTTCAAAACCATCGGATTTTTTATCCTCTTTTTTGTCGCCACAACTCGCCATAAATACGCCTGCAACTAAGATTAAAAGTAATTTTTTCATGTGTTTAAGTTTTAAAGCACTAATATAAGCAATACTCTTATTTAAACCTGCTCTTCTAAAAATTTAACTGCCCTTTTTTCTGCATACGTAACATTATTGTCGCCATAGAACCCTACATGTCCTCCGTACAACGGCATTTCTAAATACAAATTGCTATTTTGCTCTGCTTCTTTAATAGGGTAACAAGCTTCCCCTAAAAAAGAATCATTTTTTGCATTTAAAATTATTGTAGGCACATCTATTTCTGACAAAAACTGCAAGCAACTTGCCTTAGTATAATAATCTAAAGCATTTAAAAAACCATTTGCTTTACTAGTGTATACATCATCAAAATCTTTTAAAGTTTTAATTCTATTTATTTCTGATGCATCAATTTTATCTGGATATTGCTCATGTTTTATTCGCAACTTTTCAAGCAAACGTTTTTTAAAATTAGCAGCATACAGCATATTTTTTGGCTTTAGCAATTCTTCTAAAGAACTAGCCAAGCTACAGGGAACAGAAACACCTATGCCAGCTTTAATTTCTGGTGGTCTTTGTCTATTCTCTCCTAAATATTTTAAAATTAAATTACCTCCTAAACTAAAACCTTGCAATACTATTTTAGAATATGTTTTTAAACCTAAAATATGCTGCACAACGGCACCTAAATCTTCTGTAGCGCCAGAGTGGTAAGACCTAAATAACACATTAGTTTCTCCACTACAACCTCTTAAATTTACCGCACACACATTATAATTACATAGCAAAAGCTCTCTTGTTGCTCCTAAAATGTATGGTCTTTGTGCGTTACCCTCTAAACCGTGTACAACTATAGCAACTTTAGCCGTTTTTGTAGATGTAAAACTCCAATCTAAATCTAAAAAATCACCATCATATAATTGTATGCGTTCTCTTTTTTGCATTGGCATTTTTACAGACCTAAACAAGCCTGTGTATAATGTTGAAAAATGCCCACTTTTAAAAAGCAGAGGAGGATTGTAAGCTGGTTGTAATATTGGCATTATATTATTTAGGGTATACTTCTAATAATTTCTTTTGCTCTTCAATAGCCTCTACAAATTCAGTTTTTAAGGTAGCAACCAATTCGGTTACAGGAACAGCATTGCTAATGTTAGTTACACCTTGCCCAGCAGACCAAATTGTTTTCCATGCTTTAGCTTCGGTATCCATCTCTTTACCAAAATCTATTTTAGTATCCTTTTTTAAATCTTCTTCTGTAATACCAGCGGCTTTTAAACTTGCACCTAAAAAGTTGGCATGTACACCAGATATAGATGCTGTATAAACAACATCACTAGCGCCAGCATCAATTATCATTTTCTTATAATCTTCTGTGGCCTTACTTTCTACAGTATTTATAAAACGAGTCCCCATATAAGCAACATCTGCACCCATTTGCCTTGCAGAAGCTATATCTCTTCCTGTACTAATACAACCAGATAATATAACCGTTTTAGTAAAGAACTTTTTAATCTCTGCAACCAAAGGCATAGGATTTAATGTACCTGCATGACCACCTGCACCAGCAGCAACAACTATTAAACCATCTACCCCAGCTTCTGCAGCTTTTTCTGCGTGACGCTTTTTAATAACATCATGAAAAACAAGACCTCCATAACTATGTACTGCATCTACAACCTGTGACACAGCACCTAATGATGTAATAATTAATGGCACTTTATGTTTTATACATAACATAAGATCTGCCTCTAGCCTTGGGTTAGTTTGGTGTACAATTAAATTAACCCCAAACGGAGCAGCTTTTTTACCTGTTTCTTCTTCAAAAGCTTTTAACTCTTCTTTAATTTGAATTAACCATTCTTCAAAACCCTCACTTGTTCTTTGGTTTAAAGCAGGAAAAGTACCTACTATTCCGTTTTTACAACATTCTATAACCAACTTTGGTCCTGAAATTAAAAACATTGGTGCGGCTATAACCGGTAAAGAAAGATCTTTTACAAATGGGGCTACTGTTCTCATGAATATGGTTTTTAGTTAATACTATAAATTTAGAAATTTAACTACTTTTTATAAAGTAATATGTTTAAGTTTCTCAAAACTATAGTATTTTTATCATTTATTATGCATGCATAACAATTAATTCTAAAAAATATGTACTTAAAAGAGTTTGAAATTAGATGGAGTGATATTGATGCTAACTGGCATTTAGCCAATTCTGCTTACGTTAATTTTATGAGCCAAACTAGAATGGGCTTTTTAATGGAACTAGGCTTTAACCAAAAGACTATGGCAGACCATAAAATTGGACCTGTAGTTTTTTACGAACACATTTATTATTTTAAAGAAGCATTTTTTGGCAAACCTGTAAAAGTATCTTTAGAATTAATGGGATTAAGTGAAGACGGTAAATTTTTTAAATTTCACCATAATTTTTTTGACTCTAAAGGAAGAAACTTTGCACATTGCGAAATTTTAGGAGCATGGATAAATCTACAAACAA carries:
- a CDS encoding NAD(P)H-dependent flavin oxidoreductase; amino-acid sequence: MRTVAPFVKDLSLPVIAAPMFLISGPKLVIECCKNGIVGTFPALNQRTSEGFEEWLIQIKEELKAFEEETGKKAAPFGVNLIVHQTNPRLEADLMLCIKHKVPLIITSLGAVSQVVDAVHSYGGLVFHDVIKKRHAEKAAEAGVDGLIVVAAGAGGHAGTLNPMPLVAEIKKFFTKTVILSGCISTGRDIASARQMGADVAYMGTRFINTVESKATEDYKKMIIDAGASDVVYTASISGVHANFLGASLKAAGITEEDLKKDTKIDFGKEMDTEAKAWKTIWSAGQGVTNISNAVPVTELVATLKTEFVEAIEEQKKLLEVYPK
- a CDS encoding YheT family hydrolase, which encodes MPILQPAYNPPLLFKSGHFSTLYTGLFRSVKMPMQKRERIQLYDGDFLDLDWSFTSTKTAKVAIVVHGLEGNAQRPYILGATRELLLCNYNVCAVNLRGCSGETNVLFRSYHSGATEDLGAVVQHILGLKTYSKIVLQGFSLGGNLILKYLGENRQRPPEIKAGIGVSVPCSLASSLEELLKPKNMLYAANFKKRLLEKLRIKHEQYPDKIDASEINRIKTLKDFDDVYTSKANGFLNALDYYTKASCLQFLSEIDVPTIILNAKNDSFLGEACYPIKEAEQNSNLYLEMPLYGGHVGFYGDNNVTYAEKRAVKFLEEQV
- a CDS encoding c-type cytochrome, producing the protein MKKLLLILVAGVFMASCGDKKEDKKSDGFEMNRTKKEDKSAAKQEGVPVDMDNKGVGPIKSLDLGAEIDKEMAATGESIFSSKCVACHATDMRLIGPAVKGVLDRRSPEWVMNMILNPDGMLKEDPIAKALFKEYNNALMTNQGLTEDEARAITEYFRTL
- a CDS encoding acyl-CoA thioesterase, yielding MYLKEFEIRWSDIDANWHLANSAYVNFMSQTRMGFLMELGFNQKTMADHKIGPVVFYEHIYYFKEAFFGKPVKVSLELMGLSEDGKFFKFHHNFFDSKGRNFAHCEILGAWINLQTRSLTGLPEEFLTAFSKVEKSKDFKTLTKEDTRKHAKQPKDLVI